A window of Longispora fulva contains these coding sequences:
- a CDS encoding elongation factor G yields the protein MRTLNLGILAHVDAGKTSLTERLLHAAGVIDEIGSVDDGNTQTDSLALERQRGITIKSAVVSFVVDGVTVNLIDTPGHPDFIAEVERVLSVLDGAVLVVSAVEGVQAQTIVLMRALRRLRIPTLIFVNKIDRGGARYAETLAALAARLSPTTVAMGTASGLGAPGARWAPFTDRDPEFTARLTDVLADHDDALLAAYVADPATVSYRRLRSGLAARTGESLAHPVYFGSAVTGEGVDSLVAGITELLPTADGDADGPVSGTVFKVERGPAGEKVAYVRMFSGTVRVRDRVRYGAAGGADTPGRTGAAGEAEALGQVGAAGAVGPAPGREGKVTAVAVFDRGPAVRSGSVVAGQIGTLCGLGDVRIGDAVGVPPNGSPGWHFAPPTLETVVVAVRPADRRALHVALTQLAEQDPLINLRQDEARQEISVSLYGEVQKEVIGATLAAEHGIDVTFRETTTICVERPVGTGAAFEIIRTAPNPFLATVGLRIEPASVGSGVELRRDVELGSMPYAFFAAVEATVRETLEQGLRGWRVTDCVVTVTHSGYCSITSTAGDFRNLTPLVLMAALRRAGTAVFEPAHRFRLDLPADTLGPVLPVLGRLGAVPSAPVVQGSSCVLEGTIPAARVHELERRLPGLTRGEGVLEYAFDRYRPVGAPVPERPRTDHNPLRREEYLLHVVRRVGR from the coding sequence TTGCGGACACTGAACCTGGGAATTCTGGCGCATGTCGACGCCGGTAAGACGAGCCTGACCGAACGGCTGCTGCACGCGGCCGGCGTCATCGACGAGATCGGCAGCGTCGACGACGGCAACACCCAGACCGACTCCCTCGCGCTGGAGCGCCAGCGCGGCATCACCATCAAGTCGGCCGTCGTGTCGTTCGTCGTCGACGGCGTCACAGTCAACCTGATCGACACCCCCGGGCACCCGGACTTCATCGCCGAGGTGGAACGGGTGCTCAGCGTGCTCGACGGCGCCGTGCTCGTCGTGTCGGCCGTCGAGGGGGTGCAGGCCCAGACCATCGTGCTGATGCGGGCCCTGCGCCGGCTGCGGATCCCCACCCTGATCTTCGTGAACAAGATCGACCGGGGCGGCGCACGCTACGCGGAGACACTCGCGGCGTTGGCCGCCCGGCTGTCCCCGACCACGGTCGCGATGGGCACCGCCAGCGGGCTGGGCGCCCCGGGCGCGCGGTGGGCCCCGTTCACCGACCGGGACCCGGAGTTCACCGCCCGGCTCACCGACGTGCTCGCCGACCACGACGACGCGCTGCTGGCCGCGTACGTGGCCGATCCGGCGACGGTGTCCTACCGTCGGCTGCGCTCGGGGCTCGCCGCGCGCACCGGGGAGTCGCTCGCGCACCCGGTGTACTTCGGGTCGGCGGTCACCGGCGAGGGGGTGGACTCCCTGGTCGCCGGGATCACGGAGCTGCTGCCCACGGCGGACGGCGACGCCGACGGGCCGGTGTCGGGCACGGTGTTCAAGGTGGAGCGCGGGCCGGCCGGCGAGAAGGTCGCGTACGTGCGGATGTTCTCCGGTACGGTCCGGGTCCGCGACCGGGTGCGCTACGGCGCGGCGGGCGGGGCCGACACGCCGGGCCGGACCGGGGCCGCCGGCGAGGCCGAAGCGCTCGGCCAGGTCGGGGCCGCCGGGGCGGTAGGTCCGGCCCCCGGCCGCGAGGGGAAGGTCACCGCGGTCGCCGTGTTCGACCGGGGGCCGGCCGTGCGGAGCGGGTCCGTGGTCGCGGGGCAGATCGGCACCCTGTGCGGGCTGGGGGACGTGCGGATCGGGGACGCGGTCGGCGTACCCCCGAATGGCTCTCCGGGGTGGCACTTCGCGCCGCCGACGCTGGAGACCGTCGTCGTCGCGGTCCGGCCGGCCGACCGGCGCGCGCTGCACGTCGCGCTCACCCAGCTCGCCGAGCAGGACCCGCTGATCAACCTGCGCCAGGACGAGGCGCGCCAGGAGATCTCCGTATCGCTGTACGGCGAGGTGCAGAAGGAGGTCATCGGGGCCACCCTGGCCGCGGAGCACGGCATCGACGTCACGTTCCGGGAGACCACGACGATCTGCGTCGAACGCCCCGTGGGCACGGGCGCCGCCTTCGAGATCATCCGCACGGCGCCGAACCCGTTCCTCGCCACGGTCGGCCTGCGGATCGAGCCGGCATCCGTGGGCAGCGGGGTCGAGCTGCGGCGGGACGTCGAGTTGGGCTCGATGCCGTACGCGTTCTTCGCGGCCGTCGAGGCGACCGTGCGCGAGACCCTCGAGCAGGGCCTGCGGGGCTGGCGGGTCACCGACTGCGTCGTCACCGTGACCCACTCGGGCTACTGCTCCATCACGAGCACCGCCGGGGACTTCCGCAACCTGACCCCGCTGGTCCTGATGGCGGCCCTGCGCCGGGCCGGCACCGCGGTGTTCGAGCCGGCCCACCGCTTCCGGCTCGACCTGCCGGCGGACACCCTCGGCCCGGTGCTGCCCGTCCTGGGCCGGCTCGGCGCCGTGCCGTCCGCGCCGGTCGTCCAGGGGTCCTCGTGCGTCCTGGAGGGCACGATCCCGGCGGCGCGGGTGCACGAACTCGAGCGGCGGCTGCCCGGGCTGACCCGGGGCGAGGGGGTGCTGGAGTACGCCTTCGACCGCTACCGGCCGGTCGGCGCCCCGGTGCCGGAGCGGCCGAGGACGGACCACAATCCGCTGCGCCGCGAGGAGTACCTGCTGCACGTGGTCCGCCGGGTCGGCCGGTGA
- a CDS encoding RICIN domain-containing protein → MRQPRLAAAGAAAALVIAGALASTTASAAAPAGTFTVSVDSTGSWTHPTDTPANVYIDKDGTFYYQQSAALYGATEGRHWDFYSGTNLETATKNSTISGYVNPNNANDKNGDTTWRCNNSPTGVEATDPPAGSGYSQKNFCDLSSVWVDPDTGDWYGLVHNEFTPEPFGSAGFSHYDSIDVAVSTNQGKVWSITGHAITSPYSTQRGDAAAFPNSTWYYGDGDQRLFVDPASGYFYVYYGSRVNPKAGAGGSVGGLAHVARAPISSKMATGSWQKWYNGAWTEAGIGGRESNMVPATTAQPSGYTPVADDYDPANTGNVDAQIAAGQLPAKADLFVMNITYDAYLGLYIGEPEVVSGVQSQRFYATDDLSTQKWYLLGDTGSYKSASWYRWFLDGANTTSSTIVGKSFRSYCSFGCSNDTSGEYTNVTITSTVAAPSPVDTTRSYTIGNGDNRLLAQVSGGSATTSVASGTGSNLEKWNFTSNNDGSFRITNASTGQALGVDSGVTTTRAWGAKPTVTSAVTVGQQWFVVKIAGTSTFRIVNRYSGLVLGMSSDTARLAETSPQRSWTAPATTVGASRTAAEQTLTLTASGTAPGNLNGIHTLVTGGRALDDPGHSTATGTQMVTWTANGGPNQNWTFTQQTDGSYQLVNGESNLCLDVNGGSSAAGATIIQWTCTGGTNQHWVVAALSGGGYTLASKSSGLLLTTASTANGALVTQQADTNSALQHWTIS, encoded by the coding sequence ATGAGACAGCCCCGACTCGCCGCCGCAGGCGCGGCAGCGGCTCTAGTGATCGCGGGCGCGCTGGCGTCCACGACGGCCTCGGCCGCCGCACCGGCGGGCACCTTCACGGTCTCGGTCGACTCGACGGGTTCCTGGACCCACCCCACGGACACCCCGGCCAACGTCTACATCGACAAGGACGGCACGTTCTACTACCAGCAGTCCGCGGCGCTCTACGGCGCGACCGAGGGCCGGCACTGGGACTTCTACTCCGGCACGAACCTGGAGACGGCCACCAAGAACTCCACGATCAGCGGCTACGTGAACCCGAACAACGCCAACGACAAGAACGGCGACACCACCTGGCGGTGCAACAACAGCCCCACCGGCGTGGAGGCGACGGATCCGCCGGCGGGCTCCGGCTACTCGCAGAAGAACTTCTGCGACCTGTCGAGCGTGTGGGTGGACCCTGACACCGGCGACTGGTACGGCCTGGTGCACAACGAGTTCACCCCGGAGCCGTTCGGCTCGGCCGGGTTCTCGCACTACGACTCCATCGACGTCGCGGTGTCGACCAACCAGGGCAAGGTGTGGTCGATCACGGGCCACGCGATCACCTCGCCGTACAGCACCCAGCGCGGCGACGCGGCGGCGTTCCCGAACTCCACCTGGTACTACGGCGACGGCGACCAGCGGCTGTTCGTGGACCCGGCCTCCGGCTACTTCTACGTCTACTACGGCTCGCGGGTCAACCCGAAGGCCGGCGCGGGCGGCAGCGTGGGCGGCCTGGCACACGTGGCCCGGGCCCCGATCTCGTCGAAGATGGCGACCGGCTCGTGGCAGAAGTGGTACAACGGCGCCTGGACCGAGGCCGGCATCGGGGGCAGGGAAAGCAACATGGTCCCGGCGACCACGGCCCAGCCGAGCGGGTACACCCCCGTCGCCGACGACTACGACCCGGCCAACACCGGCAACGTCGACGCGCAGATCGCGGCCGGCCAACTGCCCGCCAAGGCTGACCTGTTCGTCATGAACATCACCTACGACGCCTACCTCGGCCTGTACATCGGCGAACCCGAGGTCGTCTCCGGGGTGCAGTCGCAGCGGTTCTACGCCACCGACGACCTGAGCACCCAGAAGTGGTACCTGCTCGGCGACACCGGCAGCTACAAGTCCGCCTCCTGGTACCGGTGGTTCCTGGACGGGGCGAACACGACCAGCTCCACGATCGTCGGCAAGTCGTTCCGGTCGTACTGCTCCTTCGGGTGCTCCAACGACACCAGCGGCGAGTACACCAACGTCACCATCACCTCGACCGTCGCGGCTCCGTCCCCGGTGGACACCACCCGGTCCTACACGATCGGCAACGGCGACAACCGGCTCCTCGCCCAGGTGTCCGGCGGCTCCGCGACCACGTCGGTGGCCTCCGGGACCGGCTCGAACCTGGAGAAGTGGAACTTCACCAGCAACAACGACGGCTCGTTCCGGATCACGAACGCCTCGACCGGACAGGCGCTCGGCGTCGACTCGGGCGTGACGACCACCCGCGCATGGGGCGCCAAGCCCACCGTCACCTCGGCCGTCACGGTCGGCCAGCAGTGGTTCGTCGTGAAGATCGCCGGCACGTCGACGTTCCGGATCGTCAACCGGTACAGCGGCCTGGTCCTGGGCATGTCCTCGGACACCGCCCGACTCGCGGAGACCTCACCGCAGCGGTCCTGGACCGCGCCGGCGACCACCGTCGGCGCGTCGCGCACGGCGGCTGAGCAGACCCTGACCCTGACCGCGTCCGGCACGGCGCCCGGGAACCTGAACGGCATACACACCCTGGTGACCGGGGGCAGGGCGCTGGACGACCCGGGGCACTCCACCGCCACCGGTACCCAGATGGTCACGTGGACGGCCAACGGCGGCCCGAACCAGAACTGGACCTTCACCCAGCAGACCGACGGCTCCTACCAGCTGGTCAACGGCGAGTCCAACCTGTGCCTGGACGTCAACGGCGGCTCGTCCGCCGCCGGAGCGACGATCATCCAGTGGACGTGCACCGGCGGCACGAACCAGCACTGGGTGGTGGCGGCCCTGTCCGGCGGCGGCTACACCCTCGCCTCGAAGAGCAGCGGACTGCTGCTGACCACGGCGTCCACCGCGAACGGCGCGCTGGTCACCCAGCAGGCGGACACCAACTCCGCACTGCAGCACTGGACGATCAGCTGA
- a CDS encoding MMPL family transporter, with the protein MAAEPGRMAIVTGRRSKYLVIVFWLAVLAVAGPLAGKLTGVEQNESKSWLPAAAESTRVLEAQAAFASPNTIPAVVVYERGTGLTPADLAKATADARVFSALGDLDGAVTGPVPSADGRAAQTIVPLNLGADGWARAGDVVADLKRTADAGADGLSAHVTGPGGVAADSSKAFEGIDSTLLFGTVGVVVAILLLTYRSPVLWLLPVVSAAVALTCAQMVIYLLARHAGLTVNAQSAGILTVLVFGAGTDYALLLVARYREELHRHADRHRAMAVALHRAAPAIVASAATVVVGMLCLVLARTNATKGLGPVAAIGIAVGLGVMLTLLPALLVTFGRWIFWPARPHVDATDPTTTGLWSRIGRGIARHPRLVWAVTTAALAAMALGVVQLDATGLTNAEAFRGTPDSVTGERILARHFAAGAGSPVVVVSAAGQAAAVRAALAGTPGLVGGDVPPPEVRGDTAYLVGTLVDPPDSQAAFDTVDRVRDRVHAVPGARALVGGNSAINLDLQRAARHDRDLIIPIVLAVVFVILALLLRAVVAPLLLIATVVLSFGAAMGVSALVFRHLFGFGGADTSFPLFVFVFLVALGIDYNIFLMTRVREEATRVGTRRGALVGLAATGAVITSAGLVLAGTFAVLATLPLTAFAEIGFAVAFGVLLDTIVVRSVLVTALTLDVGRHVWWPHPLSRPEGLAEDAARRGALAG; encoded by the coding sequence TGGTTGGCGGTCCTCGCCGTCGCCGGTCCCCTCGCCGGCAAGCTCACCGGGGTCGAGCAGAACGAGTCGAAGTCCTGGCTGCCGGCCGCCGCCGAGTCGACCAGGGTCCTCGAGGCCCAGGCGGCGTTCGCCTCCCCCAACACCATCCCGGCCGTCGTCGTGTACGAACGCGGCACCGGGCTCACCCCGGCCGACCTGGCGAAGGCCACCGCCGACGCGCGGGTCTTCAGCGCGCTCGGCGACCTCGACGGCGCGGTCACCGGGCCCGTGCCGTCCGCCGACGGCAGGGCGGCGCAGACCATCGTCCCGCTGAACCTCGGCGCGGACGGCTGGGCCCGCGCCGGGGACGTCGTCGCCGACCTCAAGCGCACGGCGGACGCCGGGGCCGACGGGCTGTCCGCGCACGTCACCGGCCCGGGCGGCGTCGCGGCCGACTCGAGCAAGGCATTCGAGGGCATCGACAGCACTCTGCTGTTCGGCACGGTCGGCGTCGTGGTCGCGATCCTGCTGCTCACCTACCGCAGCCCGGTTCTCTGGCTGCTGCCGGTGGTGTCCGCCGCCGTGGCCCTGACCTGCGCCCAGATGGTGATCTACCTGCTCGCCCGGCACGCGGGACTCACCGTCAACGCGCAGAGCGCCGGCATTCTCACCGTGCTCGTCTTCGGCGCGGGCACGGACTACGCGCTGCTCCTGGTCGCCCGGTACCGGGAGGAACTGCACCGGCACGCCGACCGGCACCGCGCGATGGCGGTCGCCCTGCACCGGGCGGCCCCGGCGATCGTCGCCAGCGCCGCCACGGTCGTGGTCGGCATGCTCTGCCTGGTCCTCGCCCGGACCAACGCCACCAAGGGCCTCGGCCCGGTGGCCGCGATCGGGATCGCCGTCGGCCTGGGCGTGATGCTCACCCTGCTGCCGGCGCTGCTGGTCACGTTCGGCCGGTGGATCTTCTGGCCGGCCCGGCCGCACGTGGACGCCACCGACCCCACCACCACGGGCCTGTGGTCCCGGATCGGGCGGGGCATCGCCCGGCATCCGCGCCTGGTCTGGGCGGTCACCACCGCCGCGCTCGCCGCGATGGCCCTCGGCGTCGTTCAGCTCGACGCCACCGGCCTGACCAACGCCGAGGCCTTCCGGGGTACGCCGGACTCCGTGACCGGCGAGCGGATCCTCGCCCGGCACTTCGCCGCCGGGGCCGGCAGCCCGGTCGTCGTGGTCAGCGCCGCCGGTCAGGCCGCGGCCGTCCGGGCGGCGCTGGCCGGCACCCCGGGGCTGGTCGGCGGGGACGTGCCGCCGCCGGAGGTCCGGGGCGACACGGCGTACCTCGTCGGCACGCTCGTCGATCCGCCCGACAGCCAGGCGGCGTTCGACACCGTGGACCGGGTCCGCGACCGGGTGCACGCCGTGCCCGGCGCGCGGGCCCTCGTCGGCGGCAACTCGGCGATCAACCTGGACCTGCAGCGCGCCGCCCGGCACGACCGCGACCTGATCATCCCGATCGTGCTCGCCGTCGTCTTCGTCATCCTCGCCCTGCTGCTGCGCGCCGTGGTCGCGCCGCTGCTGCTGATCGCGACCGTGGTGCTGTCTTTCGGGGCGGCTATGGGGGTCAGCGCGTTGGTGTTCCGGCACCTGTTCGGGTTCGGCGGGGCGGACACCTCGTTCCCGTTGTTCGTGTTCGTGTTCCTGGTCGCGCTGGGCATCGACTACAACATCTTCCTGATGACCCGGGTCCGCGAGGAGGCCACCCGGGTCGGCACCCGGCGCGGCGCGCTGGTCGGGCTCGCGGCCACCGGGGCGGTGATCACCTCGGCGGGGCTGGTGCTCGCCGGTACGTTCGCCGTACTGGCGACGCTGCCGCTGACCGCGTTCGCCGAGATCGGGTTCGCGGTGGCGTTCGGGGTCCTGCTCGACACGATCGTGGTCCGGTCGGTGCTGGTCACGGCCCTGACTCTGGACGTGGGCCGGCACGTGTGGTGGCCGCATCCGCTGTCCCGCCCGGAGGGGTTGGCGGAGGACGCGGCGCGGCGCGGTGCCCTGGCCGGTTAG